One stretch of Anomalospiza imberbis isolate Cuckoo-Finch-1a 21T00152 unplaced genomic scaffold, ASM3175350v1 scaffold_1204, whole genome shotgun sequence DNA includes these proteins:
- the LOC137465950 gene encoding very-long-chain enoyl-CoA reductase-like translates to MKHYEVEILDARTRDKLCFLDKVEPQATVADIKNLFSKSHPQWYPARQSLRLDPKGRSLKDEDVLQSLPVGTTATLYFRDLGAQISWVTVFLTEYAGPLLIYLLFYFPVPFLYGPRYDFTASRHRRGPVRHGDIAGD, encoded by the exons ATGAAGCACTACGAG GTGGAGATCCTGGACGCCCGCACCAGGGACAAGCTCTGCTTCCTCGACAag gtgGAGCCTCAGGCCACGGTGGCCGACATCAAAAACCTGTTCAGCAAAAGCC ATCCCCAGTGGTACCCGGCGAGGCAGTCCCTGCGCCTGGACCCCA AGGGGCGCTCGCTGAAGGACGAGGACGTGCTGCAGTCGCTGCCCGTGGGCACCACGGCCACGCTCTACTTCCGGGACCTGGGGGCACAGATCAGCTGGGTCACG gtgttcCTGACGGAGTACGCGGGGCCCCTGCTCATTTACCTGCTGTTCTATTTCCCGGTCCCGTTCCTCTACGGGCCCCGCTACGACTTCACGGCCAGCCGGCACCGGCGTGGTCCAGTGAGACACGGGGACATCGCGGGGGAc